The region GATTGTCTTACATTACTAGGTGGTTGACATTCAACAAGCCTTACCTAGCTTCCCTACATGCCTCAGCTATCACCACATCAACACATGTCAGTAACATCCCAAGTGATGTCTGGGACAAAATATTGAAAGCTGGTGAAGCACAGATGGCAGAAACATTCTCTCAGCGGGTGAGTCATTTGTTATCTTTTATATTTAGAGAAACATAAACTCCATGTCATGTGGTACAATTCAGTTCAGTGTAATGGAGAGTGGCCCAAGTCAGATTTCTGGTTTGCGTGGTGATGAAATCATGTGGTACAATTCAGATCTCTCTATTGGATGGTAATGAAATCATGTGACTTCAGTGAGTGTCATGTGATATTATAATTCAGTTCACAATATTGGAGTGTAGGATCACAGTATATGAGCAAATCATGCGACTTCAGTGAAAGTGTCATATGGTCCAAGTCAGATCCTCTCTATTGGGTGGttatgaaatcatgtgatttcaGTGAGTGTCATTTGATACAAGTTTTATTATGTGGAAATTTGATGCAGTCATTACAAAAGAGTAACACAAGATATCATGCAACCCATTGACTAACCATGCACATTTTCATGTTTTAGGAATGGCCTATCGCAGGAGGTAAAAACCTTAGTGAAGAACCTCAGTCTAAAGATCTACTAATGACAGGCCATGAAGATGGCAGTGTTAGATTCTGGGATGCATCCTCATTGTCTCTCAAATTGCTGTACAAACTGAACACAAGCAGTGTATTCTTGTCTGAATCTGAACATGCTGAGGGTAATGCTGGAGGTGAAGGTGATGAAGACTGGCCACCATTCCGCAAGGTAATATCAACACCTCCTTGTCTTTTCTCATTCAATTTACGCCAATGTTTATCAACACCACCTTGTCTTTTCTCATTCAATTTACGCCAATGTTTGGTTAAATATAGCTTTTATTTCTTGGATTCCTTTACGAGATAGAATTTATTGTTGATAGAAAAATGCCATACCTGTCTTGGACAGGTTATCAGCAGTTTTCAGAGATGAACTGATACTGCGTGAGAGCATGTTAATTTCAGCTAGACAGGAAGTGTGACATCTCATTAATAATGACACAATTTCCCAAGTTCTACTCCCCATCAATTGTCTATgtgggatgaataaagtaattctAATTCTGattctatatataatattgtgttGTAGGTTGGTACCTTTGATCCATACAGTGATGACCCACGTCTTGGTATTCAAAAGATCACAATGTGTGCAGTCACAGGTGATTTGATTGTTGCTGGTACAGCAGGACAAGTCTTGTCTCTGAAACTGGGAGATGAGGAGGTTGAACAAACCATTGAGGTATGTATAATCACTTGATAACAAACACCTGTGTGGTTATGTACTTCATTCAAAACAATGTATGCCAACAAATTTTGCTGAGGGGGATTATATACTGATTATGGCAAGATTATGTTTAGATGTAAGTTAGTCTAGAAGGCCTACTGAAtttgttgccatagaaacaggTCAAGTTTCAGCACCCTAGTAAGATGGTAATAGTGTTGATAGAattgttgccatagaaacagaTGATAGTTTAAATAGCACATAAATAGGTTGTCAAGGTAATATCTTACTAAATGACCTGTCATTGTACAGTTTACCAGGTAGCTCAGGTATGATGAGCTGTTTGTTGTGTTCTTAGTAAATGTTACAAAGTCACTACTTTATCCTGATATTGAATTTCTCTATGTGTTCTTTCAGACTCATCCAGTCAATATTGTAAGTGACCGTGATGAGTTTGTGTGGAAGGGCCATGAACAGCTAAGTGTCAAGACTGATGCAGTCAAGATTGCACCAGGCTTCCAAACCAACATGGTGGTACAGTTAACACCACCAGCTGCTATCACTGCTATTGCCCACAATGTGGAGAGAGGTTTGTTAGCTGTCGGTACCAGCCATGGTTATGCTGTCTTTGATCTTGTCCAAAACAAAGTAGTGGCAACCAACTGTACCTTGAATCCCAATGATTTGTCAGCATCAGGTGAAACTCCTATGTCTCGGCGTAAATCCTTCAAGAAATCGCTGCGAGAGTCATTCCGTCGTCTGCGCAGAAGGCGTTCACGAAAGGAGAAGACTGAGAAACCACGTGTAGAAGCTGTTCCTACAACAGATCTGGATGCTCCTACACCAGAAAAAGAAGACTCCCCTGCAGCAGAAGAAGGTGCAGAAGAACCAAAGAAGGAGGAACCCAAAGAAGAAATAGAGGAGAAGAAAGAGGAAACCAAACCTGAAGAACCAGAGAAAGTACCTGTTGAACGCAAAGTAGAAGCTCGTTCAATGGATGATTCAATGACCAGTATGGTTAGATGTTTGTATTTCGCTTCAACCTTCATTCGTGATGCTACCACTGAGACACCAACATTCTGGGCTGGTACAAATGCTGGTATCATCTATGTCTACACACTCTCCATTCCAGGTGAAGAAAAGAGGTCTGAGGAAGATGTGACTGCCGAGTTAGGTAAGTTGTTTAGCATACTGTACATAGTGTCCTTCAATCTGTGGGTGTAGATACATTAAGTAGAATACCCAGACCTCGAATACCTCATAGATCCTTGACTTTTGATGTCCTGACACCAGAGAGAGTGCTTGTCAATGAATGGCTGCCTGTTAGATTATATTTGCATTGCCACTTGTTCATGGCTCTTGTGTTTTCTTAGAATTTTTCAGAAGTAGGCTCAGATACTGATTCTGTACTTGCCAGTACAAGAAAAGGAAGAGAAAATTTTGGGTCTGCTGGCTGTTAATGCATAAAATAGAGTGGTATTTAACATGATTTTCATTTAACAATGGGATACGAACATTTCCATGTACAGGTAAAGAGATTCGTCTGAAGCATCATGCACCAGTGGTAGCAATGTCTGTAGTTGATCATGATGGATACCCAATACCAGATCCAATTGATGTcaaaaatgaaagaactaaGGCTCCAAACATGGCTGGTGGTCATTCTATTGTAATCTGTTCTGAAGAACAATTCAAGGTATGTCAACTAGAAATATAAACCAACATTTACACCAGTTTCATGTTTAAAACTATCGTAGCTTGTCAGTATGACAAAGTGGTTTGAGAGCAATCATAGTTAGTAGTGTTTCATTAGAATTGGTACAGTTGTAAAATGTAGATGCCGTCATTAACACAAACAAAGGCAGTATTTGAATGATTTCCACCAAGTCCCTAGCATATAACAACTCCAAGTAAAGAAACTTTATAGCTACTAGCTACAAATAGTAATGTATTAGTTGTTTGGCTTTAACTCTTATGAATATATCTATGTCACAGTGCACCTGGCACCATTTTAAAATTTAGACAATATAACTAAAATATAGGCAATGTTAAACGATTTACAATTTGGTTTTTGTCCATTCTTGTCCAGGTATTTTCTCTGCCTAATCTGAAACCCAAACACAAGCATAAGCTGACAGCACATGATGGTTCACGTGTGCGAAGAGTTGGCTTCATTAACTACAGAAGCAGAAGTGGTAAGTATAGAATTTACATTTAGTTGTATGCAATTTTTGCAGGTTGACTTTACCACTGTATAACAACTCTTAAGTAAAGAAACCCCAATCACCAGTAGTAATGTATTAGTTGTCAGGATTTGATATTAACAACACAAAGATAACACTgaatggtaaaaaaaacttattcAAGATACTGTACCATTAAGAAAATATAAGttaaaaaattgaatgtaaaatgtTCAACCAGTGTGTCTATATCCCTTACTGTAACACAATTGATCAAAATCTTGTTACTTCTGTAAGAGTGAATTAAATCAAATCACCATCTCCTACTAAAACAGATGTAGAATTTTAAGGTATTATAAACAAGTATGTGAGTGTTAGTTGGGATAATATGACAACCAGTTGAACACACATTGTTGTGGCATACAAGCTTTGTGCTTTACTTCCATCATACCTTTGCTACAAGCGGATGCAGTCAATATAATATTGTTACAAAAAGTTACAAGCAAACACAGCTTCATGGGTACTGTGtgtaaagaaaacattttgtattGAGTTTTGAGTTCTTGTCTTTGATTTGCCCATAGATGACAATTATTCTGAAAACTGCATCAGTTGTTTGTCCAACCTGGGTGACTTGAGTATCTATAGTATTCCACAGTTGAAAAATCAAATCAAGAAATCAGCAATCCGTAAAGAAGACATCACTGGTATCAGTTCCTGTATCTTTACATCTCTTGGTGAAGGTTTCTATCTCCTTTCACCTTCAGAGTTTGAAAGGTAAGCTGTCACATCAAGATTTGGTCTTAGGTGAAGTGTATGCTGTCAACAGAGATAGTACTGTCATGCTACATCATATGCCTCTTCTCAAAGTTGTTGtacagaaatattttggaatataCATACTGGCCTGCACACACAATgtaatgtgtacacacacacacacacacacacacacacacacacacacacacacacacagcgtcagtgcagtaaggttgtatctgcctatacaattgcatagcagatacagCCTTTCTGCACTGACGCGACAATATATATGCACATGCACgtacgaacacacacacacagatgcagATTATATGCACCCacaacacatacaaacatatatacacatatgacTCACACAGTACAAGCATGTATGCAGATATGCAGGTgtatatgcacacacaaacatccaCCATGGACATTGAAACATAGGAAGACATGTAAAGGATGTTAGTCTCTCACTGTGCTGTAGCAATAGATGACATGGTGATTTAGCAAAGCAAACAACTGAGAAGCAGTTGATACAACTAAGCCATGAATTAATGAATCACGTATCTATATCAGTCATATTTCGTCACCTGGAAATTGAGGAAGAGGCAATGAGCTATGAACAGAAAGTAACTTTGTGGAAAAATGTTCACTTTACAGGTTCTCCTTGTCAGCCCGGTACATCAAGGAACCTATGTGTATGTTGGAATTGAAGGAAGGAATGAGGCCAGCCCCACCAGAGccagaaccagaaccagaaccagaacAAACTGAAGAAACCAAAGAAGAAGATGGTGGTGAAGCTaaggaagaagaaaaagaagctGAAGGAGAAACTAAAGAAGAAGAAGGTGGAAATGTTGATGCTGCTGATACAGCAGCAGGAGCTACTGTTACTactgttactactactactgttacTACTACCACTGTAGAAGAACAAAAAGAAGAACCTGCAGAAGCTGCAGAAGAAGACACTGCCCAAAAAGCTGACGGTAAACATACTCATCTAACGTACTTtgtgaaatagtgaagagatatAGCACGTAGTAGACCAGAATTGTAGACAGAATAGACTTGTAGATAGAACAGAATTGTAGATGGAATATGGGAATTGTAGACAGATAGATCATGTTCAGAATTAGATATATACTAGATAGACCAATTGCATAATTTGATACACAGATAGACAAAGTACCAAGACACATAAACCAAATTAAGAATTTTAGACATGTAGACGAAGTACCAAGTTGTAGACTTGGATGTACAAAGACAGATAGACTAATGAcagtaaatacaaatacatatatcaaGCATAGAATTGTAGACATGTAGACCAAAATGGAATAGAAAACAGTTAGACATATACCAGGTAGATGTATGCACATACAAACACTACTAGATGTACAGTTAGACATATACCAGgtagatgtatacatgtacaaacactaCTAGATGTACAGTTAGACATATACCAGctagatgtatacatgtacaaacactaCTAGATGTGTAGTTAGACATATACCAGctagatgtatacatgtacaaacactaCTAGATGTGTAGTTAGACATATACCAGCTAGATGTATACACGTACAAACACTACTAGGTGTACGGTTAGACATATACCAGgtagatgtatacatgtacatgtactactagatGTGTAGTTAGACATATACCAGCTAGATGTATACACGTACAAACACTACTAGGTGTACGGTTAGACATATACCAGGTagatgaatacatgtacaaacactaCTAGATGTACAGTTAGACATATACCAGctagatgtatacatgtacatgtactactagatGTACAGTTAGACATATACCAGCTAGATGTATACACGTACAAGTTACTAGATGTACAGTTAGACATATACCAGGTAGATGTATACACGTACAAACACTACTAGATGTGTAGTTAGACATATACCAGCTAGATGTATACACGTACAAACACTACTAGATGTACAGTTAGACATATACCAGgtagatgtatacatgtacatgtactactagatGTGTAGTTAGACATATACCAGCTAGATGTATACACGTACAAGTTACTAGATGTACAGTTAGACATATAC is a window of Glandiceps talaboti chromosome 5, keGlaTala1.1, whole genome shotgun sequence DNA encoding:
- the LOC144435623 gene encoding lethal(2) giant larvae protein homolog 1-like; translation: MLRFIRRGGQHSAEREKQKKELFAFNKTVEHGFPNKPSSISFDPKLKLLAIGTRTGVVKVYGGPGVEFIGVHKEESPVSQLFFLPDQGRIVSLLENNTLHLWEVNIKDGNSVLEEVKEFSLEGRLQQITVCCMPSDCQQLFLGTEGGNIYVLDVVSFELLEHIIYQDVVIQNVSDDTKSNLGAVEGIAAHPTEPNKLLIGYNRGLIVLWDNKTCNADQTYVGSQQLESLSWHRNGTQFMTAHNDGSYAIWNVDDPTKPEKEPTIPYGPFPCKAVTKVQWQSTKAEPFIIFSGGMPRASYGDRHCITVMQGKKHVVFDFTSRVLDFFTISDTDDECEFDDPHSLVVLVEEELVVIDLQSEGWLTFNKPYLASLHASAITTSTHVSNIPSDVWDKILKAGEAQMAETFSQREWPIAGGKNLSEEPQSKDLLMTGHEDGSVRFWDASSLSLKLLYKLNTSSVFLSESEHAEGNAGGEGDEDWPPFRKVGTFDPYSDDPRLGIQKITMCAVTGDLIVAGTAGQVLSLKLGDEEVEQTIETHPVNIVSDRDEFVWKGHEQLSVKTDAVKIAPGFQTNMVVQLTPPAAITAIAHNVERGLLAVGTSHGYAVFDLVQNKVVATNCTLNPNDLSASGETPMSRRKSFKKSLRESFRRLRRRRSRKEKTEKPRVEAVPTTDLDAPTPEKEDSPAAEEGAEEPKKEEPKEEIEEKKEETKPEEPEKVPVERKVEARSMDDSMTSMVRCLYFASTFIRDATTETPTFWAGTNAGIIYVYTLSIPGEEKRSEEDVTAELGKEIRLKHHAPVVAMSVVDHDGYPIPDPIDVKNERTKAPNMAGGHSIVICSEEQFKVFSLPNLKPKHKHKLTAHDGSRVRRVGFINYRSRSDDNYSENCISCLSNLGDLSIYSIPQLKNQIKKSAIRKEDITGISSCIFTSLGEGFYLLSPSEFERFSLSARYIKEPMCMLELKEGMRPAPPEPEPEPEPEQTEETKEEDGGEAKEEEKEAEGETKEEEGGNVDAADTAAGATVTTVTTTTVTTTTVEEQKEEPAEAAEEDTAQKADDQHKREITSLVSTTPGQTVYEFSKVAKTESGGVVRHSQTKVVESSKFETHVERKTQTTGYQHGMTWDIVQSVLPDENMDKLVEEVDQLLAKTTVNDTVDGDETQQDITIDEVKDYQVEGEAEGEAKPEGGEVAGDDKQEATNQQTVDKSANAEEILYKCSWCSCLTISDRLKVLGYCLLIIIFYIFSLLMLAYLCWMKAVNNEVKS